AAGGTAGATCCAGATGTATCGGCAGAGCGTGAACAGACTGACTTTTTGGGTACTTTTTTGACCAGGTTATGGCCGAAATACGGAGTGATATACCTTCTGGGTGAAGCCTTGTAGAGTCTCCTCAGCACAGCCCACAACCACGTTCTTCCCCATCCTCACCAGACCCACTGGGTGAGAGGACAGCTCGATGCAGTACTTGGGTTTGGGAGATTCCCTGCAGAATACAACAATGACCTTACTCAAAAGGAGTGAACTGAAATAAAcccctttttgtttgtttgaaatcCATGTGGGTCTGAACATCAAAtgtgtgcaaaaaaaaaaaaaaaaagaaggaaaatggAAGAACCGGGTAATGCTATTTGGAGTCAATCTGTAGATGTATATACACAATAAAACTATTTTAGAATGCTATAAATTACCATCAAGTTATCCTCACCCTtaccaggggcctgtactacgaatcaagatcaacatgctctggattacaTTCAGTTACCCGGCAACGGGAAGCCTAATAATCGCAGTCACGATAAGCGGTATTACGACGGCAGTTATcaactctctaactcaacccagatctttccaatctaccccggtaacaagtgatccaccgtcgtagtacagaaaaccctgggttgaacctgaagttaccttgcTAACGtaaaatcttgattcgtagtacaggccccagtaTCAGCTGAGACATGGTCAACATTCTGCTTTTGATACGTTTTTTGATGGTATGAGCATCTACTATGTTCAACAGGGGTATGGATGGtctcaaaataaaatgtaagcGAATCTCTATGTGCTTATCTGCTGGCAAATGTACACCATGAGCCAAATCCTTACACCTGTATCCAATTTCTTAGTTTCTTTTTTCAAGAAGAACTCCTTTTCAGAGTACTGGGCCCTTTTTTTCTGTCGGGCGGTCTTACCGACGCAGGATATAGATGTTCCCGTTGCGACAAGCAACTGTAATGCGAAACTCCACGTCAAACTGACCAGTGACGTCAATCAGTGTGGGGGCGCTGGGCAGGGACAGCTGAGAGAAGAGGGGATAAGAACGTCGACAGCATATCATGTCTGACATCCGTCTGAATGATAATCTACTCATTTTAAGCCATCAATGGAGAAAAATCTTTGAGGGAAATCTCTGTTTATTAAAAGCACAGGCCATAAATCTGGAAATGTTATTGCAAACTACAATTGAGTCATAAACAATATGGATGGTGATAATGGGGAGACAAAAGAAATAATCGGACGGGTGAAGAGAGCAGACCTTGGAGAGGATAGTGAAGGCCTCTGGATCCAAGATGTAAATGTCGTTGCTCTCTGTGCCAATCACAAGGCAGCTGATGGCATCCTCATCTGCCATGTTCTTCTTCAGTGTCGCAATGCAGGTGATAACAGTCTAAAAAGAGATGCGTATAGgttagagtgtttgtgtgtgtgcatgcacaatCTTGAATAATGATAGTGATAATGAACCAGGGCACCTGTCTTCGTATTGGCTGCTGTTTGTGAAGGTTAACAAAAGCCTCCATATCCTGTGGGTCCAACATGAGGAACCTTTGTAAAGGGAAAGGATAACGCCGTCAGAAATGTACGTGACACAAACTTGAATGTTGGATACATGACAAACTACATACCTCAAGGATCTGACAGACAGTGGAATATCAGCCTTGTCTCTGAAAGGAGACACAAAAGCACAGCACAATGACCTCCACATCCTCTCACGCCCAGTGTACACATTAGACAGACTACAAAGACCAAGATGCAACTGGCGGGGAACAACAAAACAGTACCTTATGCCCTCCAACATTTCCTTTAAGGTCATATGGTCAATCATGTCCTTCAATTAGAAAAGAGGAAACACACTTCAAGATTCTCTTCTTGCACTAACAAACAAAACATCCTCTTCTACATTGACACAATACTgaactgtaaatgtaataatcCTGATGATAGACATTTTTAGCAGTGTAACGGGCCTATCTTGACTATGCAATTCACTagcagagagggaaaggggtttGACACCGGACATGGATAGAACAGGATCATGGGAGTGTTGGGCGGAGGTGTAGGGCCATTTTATTTACTTATTGAAACAGGCGCAGACCATTCGAaacattgttttcattttttaattatttaatgCGGAAATGAATCGTGTTAGTCTTTTTAAAAGTCTTTCTTCAGACTAAATGCAACTCGCTTTGCGTGACACAGCTACAAATCCCCGAAGAGATTAATTTCATTTCGATTTCATTCATTTCCAAATGTGGATGAATTGAATTTGAtgagataaaaaaaagaatacaacaatcCCCATACCTCTCTGGCTTGGTCCCAGACCTCCTGTTCCAAGGCATTCACTTCCAGTGGGGGGAGAGTAAACTTGAAGTAGGGTCGTAGGTTTTTGTATACATAGATGAAGGGGCCAGaggccacagctatggctggaGTACGGGGCTCATGCTGATCCATGAGAAAAGACACCAAGCCCACAGGCAGGTCAAGTAGCGTGTTCTCACTCATCAAACCTGTCCCTCGGTACACTTTCAGCTTCATGTTGCTTGAACCTGTGCCCAAGTCCCCCACCACCAACTACAGAGGAAATAGGATAGTTTTAACTCTATGACACCATACAGTTGAAACAGACCTCCTGAATCTCCACCACTTGAACATCCTTgggcaaagaaaacaaaaacacaacactccAGCAGAAATAGGGAgtctgatggctgagcggtgagggagtcgggctagtattcagaaggttgctggatcgattccccgccacaccacatgatgttgtgtccttgggcaaggcacttcaccctacttgcctcgggggaatgtccctgtacttactgtaactcgctctggataagagcgtctgccaaatgactaaatgtaaatgtaatgtaatgtaaatagaTTCCAAATTGGGTTTGTCTTTCAGGAGAAAGGTAGAGTTGTAGTTACCTTATTTTCCCCATCTCCATGCAGATCTGCCAGAGCTGAAGAAAACAGATCCACAGAACAGGTACATTTAGCAATTtttacaataaaacatttttaaaaattGTCCTGTAGGCTACACATTGCAGATATTGTTGAAAATTAAAGAAAGAAAGTTGAAAAGTGGATTTATCTCAAAGTACTGGTATCATTAGTTTTAAAATATTGTGTAGTTAGGCATGTTAAGACCGTTTTATTTGATGAGACACTAGTAAAAATGTGTGATGTATTATGTTTACTGTACAGACCAACAAAAAAGTTCGACATTGTGGAGGTTAACTTTCAAACTAGCTGCTGCAGTTATACCCTGTTGCCCTTGGCTAATCCTTTGATGTAGTGTTCTCATGTATGTCATAATGTAGccaaaacagtaaatataatatgTAAAATGAAAACGTCCATACATTTTGCAGTGATTTACTGTATATGGATTCATGACAGAAGTtttaaggaagagagaggacaaaggAACCATCTCTTTCACTGGATTATCTTACCGATACATGAAGAAAAAGTATAGAGATTGGCCACCGGATCATAATGTGCATCTAACCATTTGCTGGTCTCTGTgctgtaaaacaaaacaaaaataaacattgaaAACAAAGTTGTCTAAGGAAGAAGTTTTTACTACGTTACTGTGGATAGTAGTCATGATAGGTTACTAGTAGGGTGTCTGGCTGTACGCTTATAGGTATGCAGCAAGTACAACCTATGGCTGAGGCAGCAACCTCGTGGAACTCCTATTCCGAGATGCAGGGTGGATGAGGCGATTGTTACTGATCCTCATCACGTGACCTGGCTGTATGGAAGTCCATAATACAGGTGCAATAAGAGCTACCCAAGTCCATGTCTCCCAATGTTGAGACCAGTTTGGTGGAAGGAATGTCGCAGAGCTCAAGTCTATGAATTGATTCCTGGCATGGGTATCCCTTTTGTCAAGAAGCTCCAGTGCGAAATGTAGGGCCAGGGAAatgacatcatccactgacaagtCTGCTCTATAAGGCaaactgtgttactgtgttgatgtgtgCCTTCACAGGGCAGTAGTCTCCCTGGGTTTTTCTGAGGCACTGGTATCATCATAGTCATCTTGAAGCATGAGGGAGGGCCTGTGTGAGCTGTGCGTGAGGTGTTGACGATGTCTGTGCACACAGGAGATAGCTGTGCTTTTGATGACTCGAGGTGGTGTTCTGTTGGACCAGGGGCCTTGCAAGCATTCGCCCTTCCGGAAGGTGGAGCACCTCAGCCTCAGATGATGGGAAGACAGTGTTGTCAGGTTCCCTGGGACCCGTAGCTGCTGTTTCATTGTTGAGTGTGTCAAAACCTCACATTGAATGTGTAGAGCTCATCTGGGTGTTTGGTCGGCTGTGGCAATTCCCACTGACCTCAATTTGTACTTTTTGATGGTCTGTAGGCCTTGCCGTATTCTCTTGGTCTTCCTGCTGTACTGAGCTTTAACGTTTGATCCTGTCATCCTTTTAAGCCTCTATAAAGGCTAGGTACAGTCTCCGGTTTAGTTATTGCTTCCTGGAGTTAGCGAGGTGCAGCCGTCGCATACATTTGATGTAAGCAGCTACCATGACAGCGGCGGAAGCGAAATCAGTTCACGGCAGTGAATTCAAGTTGGACTATTTTAAATGGCAGACCATTGGTAGACCATTTAATTAGACATTCCAAGTTTTAAAGTCCGAACATTCTTACTCCACCTTCATTACTTGTTGACAGCGTTGCTAGTAGGCGTAGCTCTTGCAGTTGGTACATTATTCGCTAAATAAATCTCACGAGTTCCAAGTGTTGAAGTCGGATTAACACAGTTGGTTTGTGGATGACTAGCCTACTAGTTTGCCTGCTAATAATATGCACTTCTTGTTTCACAACACCCATATTTTATCTGACACTGACAGTTGAAGAACGATGTACTGTAGACTACACAATCACATTTTTCCACCCAAAGCGGGGACATCCAGCCCCAATCGCTGCTAACGAGCCAATCAACTTCTTTGACTTGACATCGTACAATACTCCTACTGCTGGTACACACGTCACTACAGTGCACCTGGGTTAACCTTTACAGTATCGATTATTTTTCGCTCACACAAGCAGCAACATTATCTAGAGATGCTGAAGGAAGTCACTATAGTTAGTTGAAAGATTAAATATGGCCAACAACCGTTGTTAGGTGTAATGTTTTTGGTTACTAGTAACAAGCTACAGTAACATACATTTCACTagataggcctacagtattggTACTGTACATCATTCAGCTATAGCATCGCTGTCGCAAGCTAATGTGACTTACTTTTCTCGCATCTCCGGGGCAGACGACATCGTGAGATACTCTGTAATCAATGAGCAACAATATATTCTCAATTAATGTAAAATTATAGCAAGCTAACTATAGTCGCCAGTCATAAACGGTGTTGCTGGTTAGATAGCATAGACAGCCTAGCTTCTTATAGTGTTAATTCCTTGATTAGCTTTCCCGTATCCATGGCAGCGAAAGATTTGCGTCGATGATAGTGTTCCCCTCAAATACGTCTTTCTCTAAACAGTTCCGCAATCCATGCTAGGCCTTTATATACATAGATTCAACTCAAACTTGCACAAGAAATGAAAAACAATGCGTGCCCATGAGAACGTTAATGCGTTTTCTTTAGCTTTTGGCTTAAAACCTAAAATGGAAAATTCGGTGTTTATAAATTCCAatgaattacatttacatttagtcatttagcagacgctcttatccagagcgacttacagtaagtacagggacattcccccccgagacaagtagggtgaagtgccttgcccaaggacacaacatcatttggcaaggtgggaaatcgatccggcaacctttggattactagcccgactccctcaccgctcagccatcttacTCCCGCTATATGAAATACAATTCATGATTTCCTTGTTGTGATAGATGCTGCATGGATATAACAACTGCATATCAATTTAACGTTGTGTCTTTCAAGTTAACAATGTCTTGTTAGAGGGAAATATGAGTTTCTCTCTGAATTGGTCATTGATCTTCCTTTATTTGAACTGCAGTTAAACAGTGACAACACAAGTCAGCCCCTCCTCCTAGTCTTTTTCTACTTTATAAATGTGCTTTATTTAGAAGTCATCGTACTTTTAGAATTGTTTCTGACCGCTGGCCTCCAATATGGGTTGTAGACTGCACTTCAGTTGGTTCGCTATGctggttttctctccttttcataTGGGTAAGTGTAAAAGCCATTCAGCAGTAATTGATGTCTATTCTTGTGTATTCAACCTGTCACCACTCGATAGTGTGCTTTTTATGATAGACTTACTTTTAAGTGAACGTGTTGAAATCTACATTTTATTGGCAAAGTAGTGGTGGAAACTGAAAATAGGTTGTAACTCAGGAGACCCGGGTCCAAATCAAAAAACAAAGTATCTCTTGTGCATAAAGTATGTGAAGCCCTCAATTACAATAATGTAGTCACAGGTGtaggtttggtttgaacattATAGGGGAAAAATGTTGTTGTCACCTACTGTATATTTTAACACTACCCCTGCTCTGCCACTATTTCTTGGTGGTTTCAATGGTCTCTTAACATTGGCAAGGACCATACTGTCCATACTGTCAGCCCATGGACATGAAAGTAGTTATTTTTTGTACTTAAGAAAGCATTTCGTCCATGCATTGACTTCCAAATGTGCGTGTCCCATCAGACCCAGCTATCAGTATTAACTAATTTCTTTCTTCAAAAAATGGCTACATATGTTAAGTGTTTTTAAGTAACATAATTCCGAAAAATTAGTCATTAAGAAAAATACCAATTGAATGAAATTTGAATTCACTCTAACGTAAAATAGTGTTCACAAACTTCGAAAATAATCTGGGCCATTGTTTAATTACATGCCTAATATTTATTATACTAAAAATTCCAGCAAGTTCCTTGAAACAGTGCTGATTGTGCACATATAAGGTTGTGTGCCAATGCATATACCTGTGTGTTTGCGATACTTTTTCAGTGTTATGCTCATGTGGGATTGGTCTATAAGAAATGTATATCAGCTATAGCTCTGAATGGACAATTAGCTCTCGATGACTCTAGTGTATGTAATAATTATCTGTGATAATGATTCTGCTTGCCTTTTAAGTTTCCATTCCACTAACAAAAACATTGTTTATATAACTGAATCATGACATGCCTACTAACATAAGCCGGCCATTGCATGGACATATAACTCATTGTGACCAACCTTTAATTTGAGCTATAGGGGACTGCCAGTCCCCTAAAGAGAGAATGTATACCCTTGTGTTTTTAACTCTACCAAAGAAGTTGGTTagtgttgtggaaaaaacatcacactgttgtTATTATGAAGATGGATAATGATTATGGATTTTATTAACCTCTTAATCACCCTTTTTActtttatatgctatattactaaaaaccagatgcaaagctgttgacttaTTCGTATTGCATTTGCCACTAATATGTAGTAGAAGATATTAAGTCCAAAGTGCAAATCTGGATTGATAGGGGCTGAGTGCGAAAGAACACTGTGTATATGCTTCTTCCACATTAAACGACAAGGCCCAGCTATCATGAGGCATATTTTCGGCTCTATGCCCAGAAACCTAGTGCAGCTGGCCTTCCAGAGCAGGCCTAAAAATTGAAGTTTTCTATGAAAAAAAGAACCTGTAATCAGAGTCCCCTATGACGAGGGACCAGCTGGGTAAGAATGCATAATGCATTCTGTGACCAACAAATATTGTACCGATGGTAAAATATCATAAAATAATTGGGAAAATATGTACGAGAAATGTCTGGAGAAAAATTCCAGTCTGATCCCCGGATCTTGCTCACATTTGTTGGAATCTTTGTCACCTTGGATTctaataaacactttgcatcaaacTTTGCTGATAGTGCTGTTCTTAAAATTTGGATATTGGTTGAAAACGTAGAATATTTTTCACGACATTAGACAGCTGTGCCATAAGTCACCAAATGCCATTAGAGCCAAGAAGTATGGCTATTTATTGTTTCATTATTTGCTAGTTGTCCTTAACAAGGACAAATATAtgcatataaaaaaatataatcaaAGCACCTTAGTCTGAATGTCGTAGTATGTGGGCGTGACTGCTCAGTAGTGTGAGATTCTGAGAACTGACTGTACATGTGGTGCAGGAAATGCTAGTTCATGtgatgaaaacaaacaaaatgcatgcatggATTTGTTCCAATTAGATAAGATAAAAATAAAATTTATTTAATTGTTACCTTGATACCATTTATTTAATTTGAAGTAAATTCAAGTTTACTGTACCATTACTTTGCCACCGTAATCTCAACAGGAAAGCACTGACCCTGTATGCAACTTCGCCTCAGCTCCCTAGCAAATTTTTTGTGACCAACTGTTGATGTTCATGGTATGGTGATCATAATTTGTTATACATTTCATTTTTAGGCATGCTCAGACTTATGCTATGTTTATACTGTTGAACAGCAAAATCAACTGTTGAGGTGATCATTGAAGTTTAAGCTACTTTACTGACGGTATCCTAATACTTTAGGGAAGATTCTGTAGAAAGTTACATCTGAAGTAACACTGTTCACAAATACAGGAAAACTAAGTGTCAGGAATCACATGCAGAGAATTTAAAAAATAAGAGTTATTTAATCAGGTGTTACGCCCCCTTCAATGGTTAAGGGGGTACGCAACTGCCCGAGGCCACACAGTGGTGAAGGGAACAGGAGGGTAGCGCCAATAATTGTTTTGCCACAACCAAAATGCCTTGCACATGGCAAGGCATTAATAAGTACAGACGCACATACATAAACTCAAataatgggggggggaggacaacAGGAAAAGGGTTAGGAGTAGAGCAGGGACAGCAGTCTGTCAAATCAAAGAAATACAAAAAGACCCTGAGCTTCCCCACCCAACTACTCCTGCCTAACACAACCTATTCTACAACTTACCTCACTGCTACAATAAAGAAATCCAGGATAACCGAAAAGGCGCAGCTGGCCTGTGATCCGTTCATCGCGGCTTATTCGGTTGCACGTTTGCCAAACCAGGATGAGAAGGTGAAGCTATGTCAATCCAGATGTAGCCTACATAGTTAGGATAAGTGCACCTTCACGGCTTTTTTAAATAGACCATGGTATTGATCACAGATTGACTGATGCAGAAATGGAGAAGATGCGTGCAGCATATTTTTCACCCGCTAAGCAGCAACAAATTACGAAAATTGAAGCATAGTGAAGCATATCATATGTAAAAAAGGAAATACGGCTGcttaaacagagagaaaagcctggCAGACAATCACGGACTGACAAAGTGTAAAGATTGAAAAATATCTAAGAAAGTTGTACACTGTAATTGCTTTTAATATGCTTGATTTATGTATTGGCTGTATTACTGaatctgtgtttctgtgctAAATGTGCTGGTTTTACTGTAAAGTGTCTTTAAGTAGCCCACCATGTAGGCTAAAGCActatgtaaataaaatgtattattatttatcctACTTTGCCTTAAAAGTGAGCAGAGGGAATTAATTTTCCTTGGGAAATGTACCCTAAAGACTCGGCCCAATTTCAAACCCTTATGCACAATGCAagaatatgttttacaaccataTGCACACATCTCTATAAGCGGTGTCTGattctaaatgtatttctacAATTAATGTTCATACAGAACGACATGACTGGACAAAAAAGATCCTGGCAACAAGTCaagataaaatataaaaactTTTTGCAGGCTGGTAAGTGCCTTAACAGTTTGTAAATGGTATGTAGAAATTACTTACAAGATGCCTGCTACATATTCTGCTACAgtctggtggcaggagagtaactGTGTTGCTGGACACACAAGGTCTGCAAGTACCTTGAAGAGGGCAGTTTTTGCAGGTGGTCAGTAGCTGTCCCACCCTGAATTCTGCTATTTATTCTTGCACCTTCTGCAACAGGTTCCTGTAGTAAAAACGGACGGAAGTCatgtctgtgacagacttcctgtatcacctctgcttgtaaagcctcaatctaatcatgtttacataaaataaacctgcTTCTCCATTTCCCTGACACAAAACCCATTTAAAAaagttagcactaggctactggataatgttttaattaatagtaggctatttattttaaacaatgtcaaaaaagtccatttagattagtttagagggtattttttttatcaacgaaGGTCTTATCGTTCATGACGTCAATcgtggcgtgtcattttactttaaTTGAAGCGGTgtatgagggagctgtcattttacacgatttaaagggaacgttcttt
The genomic region above belongs to Hypomesus transpacificus isolate Combined female chromosome 20, fHypTra1, whole genome shotgun sequence and contains:
- the bbs1 gene encoding Bardet-Biedl syndrome 1 protein isoform X1; translated protein: MSSAPEMRENTETSKWLDAHYDPVANLYTFSSCIALADLHGDGENKLVVGDLGTGSSNMKLKVYRGTGLMSENTLLDLPVGLVSFLMDQHEPRTPAIAVASGPFIYVYKNLRPYFKFTLPPLEVNALEQEVWDQAREDMIDHMTLKEMLEGIRDKADIPLSVRSLRFLMLDPQDMEAFVNLHKQQPIRRQTVITCIATLKKNMADEDAISCLVIGTESNDIYILDPEAFTILSKLSLPSAPTLIDVTGQFDVEFRITVACRNGNIYILRRESPKPKYCIELSSHPVGLVRMGKNVVVGCAEETLQGFTQKGKKLWTASLPAPVTTMGVMELPARGFQAILVGLANCEVHLYRDKNLLSTIKAPDVVTSICFGRYGREDGTLIMTTKGGGLIVKILKRTAVFDDRDSAPGPPLAQSIRLNVPKKTKLYVDQTMRERENAVAMHRAFQMDLSRLRLAAARAYVKALESSLTPMSASLSEPLKMNAVVQGLGPSFKLTLNIQNTAACRPVMNLAISFLYDESLYSMRTAFFKIPLLVPGLNYPIDTFVECMSDKGISDIIKVFVLREGKSAPLLTAHINMPVSEGLALN